TACGTAGACTATCCAACAGAAGAAGTTGAAGATATCCCTCAATTTGCAACTGGTGAAAACATGAACTTAGAAGAAATCATTGCTTTAAATCCAGAAGTTGTAATCACTACAACAATGAATCAATCTGAGGATCAAATGAGTCAGTTAGAAGAAACGGGCATCAAAGTTATTACTACAGATGCTTCAACAATTGAAGAGGTATATGATTCTATTGAACTATTAGGACTAATAGTTGGATATGAAGAAGAAGCTAACTTATTAATAGAAGATATGCAAAATACTTTCGAAGAATATAGTCAAAAAGCCGATGAAGGTAACAAAGAAAATTTAAGTATTTATTACGAAATTTCACCTTTAGAATTTGGTCTATGGACGGGTGGTCAAAATACTTTCATGGATGAGATAGGTCAAATGCTAAATCTAGAAAATGTATTCAGTGAAGTTGATGGATGGGCTGAAATCTCAGAAGAACAAGTTCTAGAAAAAAATCCTGATTATATCATTACAACAACTATGCCATTTGAAGGCTCTAATCCAGTTGAAGAAATATTAGGACGTAATGGTTGGGATGCTATATCTGCAATTGAATCTGGTAATGTTTTTCAAGCGAATTCAGATGAATTTACTAGACCTGGACCTCGGTTAATGGATGCTATAATAACTCTGTATGAGTTTGTCTATGGTGAATAAACACTTTAATAAACCTGCTATTTTTAGCAGGTTTATTTGTCGGGAGATTGATTATTATGAGGAAGTATAGTCTAGCAATTACTATTTATCTAGCTGTTTTTATTTTATGTGTGAGTATTGGGAGTGTAACGATTCCTATAGAGGATATTCTTCATTCTTTTAAAGCATTGATTACTGGTCAAGAACTAAATAATCAATATGACCGTATTATATATTATATACGAATCCCGAGAGTTATTGTGGCTGGTTTAGTCGGGGTTGCGCTCGCGCTTTCAGGAGCAATTATGCAAGGGCTGTTAAAAAATCCATTAGCTGATGGGTCAACCTTAGGGATTTCTAGTGGGGCTTCATTAGGGGCTGTAATTGCTATTGTAACGGGATTTAACATACCTAGACTTCCTTATTATGGGACCGTTATTATGGCGATTATATTTGCTTTTGGATCCTTAGTAGTAATTCTTAGTATATCTTATCGAATCGATAAAACCTTATCTAACAATACTGTAATTTTAGTAGGGGTTATCTTTTCAATGACAGCTAGTAGTTTGATTAGTTTGTTAATAGCTATATTTAATAATGATATACAGAGAATTATATTCTGGACCATGGGATCATTATCAGGTTCGACTTATGAGAATGCAACTCTTTTATTAGTAGCAATAATTATTTTTGGAGTAATCGCTCTAACCAACGCTGAGGAGCTGAATGCTTTTTCTTTAGGTGAAGATCAAGCTAGAAATTTAGGTGTTGATGTTAAGAAAATACGAATCCTCTTATTCTTATGTTCATCTGCGCTGATTGGGACAGCAGTTGCAGTAGGAGGAAATATTGGATTCGTAGGATTAATTATCCCACATATAACTAGATTAATTTTTGGGTCTAATCACAAAATTGTACTCCCTATGACTTGCTTTATAGGAGCTATATTCTTAATGATTACCGATTTAATATCTAGGACTTTGTTTAGTCCAACAGAATTACCCATTGGGGTAATTACTGCATTGATTGGTTCAGTATTATTTCTAGTTATATTCTCTAGAAGGAGGTCCTAGGTCAATGTTCGAAGTGAAGAATCTTAATATTAGCTATGGAAATAAGAATGTGCTTAACGATATTAGTTTTGAAGTAAAAAAGAATGATTGGTTTATGATCTTAGGTCCAAATGGTGTTGGCAAGTCATCTTTAGTTAATGCTATATCAGGATCACTGTCATATGAAGGGACGATTAAGTTTAAGGGAATAGATATTAAGAATTTACCCTCAAAGATTAAGGCTCAAAACATAGGGATTTTAACGCAACAGCATAATGTAACTTATCCATATTCTGTTGAAGAAATTGTAAGCTTAGGCCGGTATGCTTATCGTAAGAGTTTATTTAGTAGCTTATCAGAGAATGATAATATGCAGATTGAAGAAGCCTTGCTAATTACAGGATTGAATAAGTATCGTGAAGACTCAATATTGTCACTTTCAGGTGGGGAATTACAAAGAGTATTCTTAGCACAAGTATTAGCCCAAGATCCTAAAATTCTTATCTTAGATGAGCCTGCAAACCATTTGGATTTGGCTTATCAAGAGCAAATATTCACTACAATTAGTGAGTGGTTACAAAAAGATGACCGCTGTGTCATAAGTATTATCCATGATTTAAGCGTAGCCAAGTACTATGGAAATCGTGGAATACTCTTACACAACAAACAATTAATAGCTAAAGGTAATATTGAAGATGTTCTTGAGAGTGAAAATCTTGAACGTGCTTATCGGATAAATGTAAAAAGTATCATGAATGAAAGATATGGATTGTGGATATGAAAGAAATATCAGAACAAAAACATGGAGGAAATTTGAAGAAAATCCAACGTGACTTGAAACTAACTAATTCGAATTTAATTGACTTTAGCGCCAATATAAATCCATTAGGAATGCCTGAACTATTTAAACATATTATTATAGAAAATCTTGCTGAAATCGAGAAATACCCAGATTATACATATAGTGACTTAAAGCTAGCTTTATCAAATCTATATAATTTTAACGAAAAATCCATTATCATTGGTAATGGAGCTGAGGAGCTTATTCACCAAATGATGAGCATTCTTCCTCAGAACATTGTTATAATCGAACCTACGTTTTCTGAATATCGAAAAGCGGCTCAAAACCATAACAAGAATATTTTAACTTATATTCTTAACGAGAATGATCATTTTATATTTAGTGAAGATTCTTTTTTTAACTTTATTAATTGTCAATCCTTTGTGCATAAGGAACAGGGTGTGGATGGGTATCAAGGAGCGGTATTCTTATGTAATCCAAATAATCCGACTGGGCAATTTATTAATAAGAAAAAAATAGAATCGTTAGCAAAATTTTTACAGGAGAGAAATATTTTGCTGATATTGGATGAATCCTTTATAGAGTTTATGAATAATAGTGAAGTTCATTCTATGTTGGGAGAAATTAAATACAATAATCTAATGATTATTAGATCACTTACAAAGTTTTATGCAATTCCAGGACTAAGATTAGGCTTTTGTAAAATTAGTGATCATAAATTAAAAGATGACTTCGAACGACTCCAAAGCACTTGGAATATTAATACATTCGCTGTCCTTTGTGGGGAATCAATAAATCAACTTAATGATTACCGGATAGAAAGTATTAATTATTATCAAAAAGGAAAAATTAAGTTACAGAGATCATTGGAAAAGTACAATGAACTTCAGATCTATCCTAGTTATGTAAATTTTTTTCTAATTAAATGTTCGAAGATAAATTTATATGAAGCATTACTATCACATGGAATAATAATTCGTTCATGTAGTAATTTTATTGGATTAGACAATTCATACTCCAGAATTGCTGTAAGGACTACTTCTGAGATTGAAAAACTTATCAATTGTATGGAAGTGATAATGAAAAATTATGGGTAATAAAGTGGTTAAAGTAAGTTTCCCCGCTTCATGCGGTGAGTTAGTTCAAGGAAAAATAAACAATGAAAGATTTCTCTGTTCATACGCAATTAATTGTTACACTCATGTCACTATTAAGAAAGTAGAAGAAGGAAGTAATATTTTATTGCCAGAAAAAGCACAAAAACTTGTAAATTTTACAAAAAAATTTATAAGAGATTCTGAAAAAAAGTGGGAAAAAATAGATATTCAAATAGACAACTCTATTCCATACGAAAAGGGTATGGGAAGTAGTACTGCTGATTTAGTTAGTCTTTCAATTGCTTTATCTGAATACTTTGATCTTAATTGGAATCCAACATTCATTGCTAAGGTACTCACTCAAATAGAAGCAACAGATAGCCTTGTTTTTCCATCGCTGACTTTGATGAATCCAGATACAGGTGAGAGTATTTTAAATTTTACTCAAGATAAATATTATTCAGTTGCATGCATCATCCCATCGGAAAGTATTAACACGAGTACAATAATTTCAAGCTATAGTGAAAGAGATTGGAATATAAAAGCATATTCTGATTTATTGAATCAAACAACTAAAGCTTTCGATTGTCATTCACTTGATCAACTAATTAAAGTTGCTGAATTATCTGCACTATTAAATGAAAAAATCTTAACTAAGCCATTCTTAGAAGGTCTAATTAAATTAAAAAGTATTCAAGGAATAAAAGGGTTGAATGTCTCTCATACCGGAACCGTCATTGGGATAATATATGATGAAAGTGTCATTAATAAAATAATGGTTACAAATCTAATTCAATCAATAGATTTAGTAAGCTATTATCAGATAAAACATTACAAGATGGTTCTTCCGTACCATTGATTGAGTCAAAGATAAATAATTGATTTAGGAGGTGAGAGATGAAACTTGTTATTAGTATTGGTGCAGCATATCTACTTGATTTTTTGTTTGCTGATCCATATAGTTGGCCGCACCCAGTAAAATTAATGGGAAAATATATATCTTGGTTTTTAAAGCGATACAACACTCCATCAAAAAGTATTTTTTTACAATATATGATAGGCTTACTCTTGAATGTGTCACTTATATTTTTAATTATCATTTTGAGTCTAATCTGTCTAATAATTGCATATCAAATGAATTATTATGTGGGTTGGGCAATAGAAATATACATGATATATACATGCTTTAGTGCGAAGGGCTTAGCAATTGAAGCTGAAAAAGTAAAGGATGAACTCACTCAAGGTGGAGTAGTTAAGGGAAGAAAGCAAGTAGCGATGATAGTGGGGCGAAACACAGAAAATCTAACAGAGGAAGAAATAATCAAAGCAGTCATTGAAACAGTCGCTGAGAATACTAGTGATGGTTTTGTAGCCCCTTTGTTTTACATTGTTTTATTAGGTCCGATAGGTGGAATGATCTACAAAGCAATTAATACTCTAGATTCAATGGTTGGCTATAAACAGTTTCCTTATAAATATATAGGCTTTTTCTCTGCCAAATTTGATGATTTGGTAAATTGGATTCCAGCAAGATTAAGCTGGATTTACCTAGTAATAGCTAGTTTTTTGTTAAGAATGAATTGGAAAAATGGTATAAGGATAGGCTTAAGAGATAGAAAAAATCATAATAGCCCTAATAGTGCTTTTCCGGAATCTGTTGTAGCAGGAGCTTTAGATATCCAATTAGGTGGGACACATGAGTATCACGGCAAGGAAGTATATAAGCCCACGATAGGAGATGATAATAGATCGCCGTCAATAAAAGATATTGATAAAGTTAATCTGTTATTATTTTGTACATCAATATTAAGTGTCGTAACAATGAGTATCATTCTTCTAACTATCAGAATTTAATAAAATTAAAATGTAGTAAAGGAGCGTTCTATGGGGAAATCGATAATGATTCAAGGTACAGCTTCAGATGTTGGGAAAAGTTTAATTGTCACTGGATTATGTCGCATATATTCAGACCGAGGAGTTAAAGTTTTTCCTTTTAAATCACAGAATATGGCATTAAATTCCTATAAAATAGCTAATCGTGATGAAATTGGTCGTGCACAATCAGTTCAAGCTGAAGCGGCTAGACGTTTTCCAGAAATTCGAATGAACCCAATATTATTAAAGCCAGTAATGGATTCAAAGACTAAAGTTATATTTAAAGGAAAGCATATAAGTACGGTTGAAGCGAATGACTATTATAAAGATAAAAAAAAGCTAAAAGCAGAAATAAAAAATATTTTCGAGGAAATTACTATCGAAAACGATTTAATTGTAATTGAAGGGGCGGGTAGTCCTGCTGAAATTAATCTAAATAAAGATGATTTCGTAAATATGGGGATGGCTGAAATTGCTGACTGTCCAGTATTACTTGTTGCAGATATTGATCGTGGAGGAGTTTTTGCCTCAATTTTTGGAACGATTAAACTATTAAGTGAGAAAGAACAGAGTAGAGTTAAGGGAATTATTATTAATAAGTTTAGAGGGGACATCAGCTTACTCGAGGACGGTTTGAGAATGATTGAAGAGTTAGTTGATATACCAGTAATTGGTGTTGTTCCATATATTGATTTGGCAATTGATAGTGAAGACTCTTTAGCCTTAAGTGAAATGATGGTTGAAGCCGATGTAAGTAAGGATATCGATGTAGCTGTACTAATGATGGATTTTATGACGAACTTCAATGAATTTAATAGTCTGTTGGTGTTCGATGATGTCTCTGTTCGTTTTGTAAAGAAGAAAAAGCAATTAAGAAATCCGGATGTACTTATCATCCCAGATAGTGAAGATATTTTAGGTAATCGTACACGACTTCAAGAAGATGGGTGGATGGAGATTATAGATAACCTTGTTGATACAGGGACGCTTACTCTAGTCTTTGGAAAGAGTTATGAAATATTGAAACCAGAGCAACAATTGTCGGCAGTTAAACTTATCGAGGACCAAGTCAAAGTAGATGACTACAAAGTAAACTTACAAACTGATTGGCACCATCTTAAGGAGAAGAATATTATACATGTTGAATTTCCCGATATTTTTGAATACTTGAATTGGACGACAAACTTATTGAATTTTATTCAATTAAAGAATAGTAGAGCTCCAATAGAACCGCCAAATTTTACATACAAGGAATTTAAAGATCAGCAGTATGATTTATTAGCTAATCATCTTAGAAAACACCTTGATTTAAATGTATTAGATGAAATCATTAGTGGTAAAAAAGGTTAAAGTTAATTCGAAATTCTTTCAGTATACCTTAACCAATTACCAATTTGATTATTTTTCTAATAAGTTACCATTAATACAATGATTCGACTAGAAAGTAAGTGATTATATGCAATACAGAGACTTAAGTATAACAACAATTGCCGATGAGTATATTGTGGTTGCTTGTGATACCTCGTCAGCTATTGGAGAAAAAGAGAATGATATGATTAGTGTTCCAGCAGAAATAGCAAGTGCGTATTGTGTTAGGGGACCTCTCTTAGAACTTCTGTGTATAGGTGCAAAGCCGTTACTAGTAGTTAATCTCTCAGGTAATGAAATGAAACCTACAGGAGAAAAATATATTAGAGGAATTCAACAAGAACTGATAAAAGCAGGATACCCCAATCTATCAATTAATGGGAGCACTGAAGAGAACATGTTAACTACCATGAGTAGCATAGGAGTAACTATTTTAGGCAGATCGAGTCAAGAACAATTAAAGTGGAAGTCAGTCATGCCGGGAGACATTGTCTTTCAATTAGGTACTCCATATGTTGGAGAAGAATTATTAAGACACTTTGATGATATTATCTCATATGATGATATAAAGAAATTACACCAGTGGGGTAATCGAATTTCAGAGATAGTTCCTGTAGGCTCTAAAGGGAGTTGGGATGAGGCAAATCAGTTGGCTCAGATGAATAATCAAATCTTTCGACCAATGAAGGATGATGTTCTAAAAGCAATGTGTGAACAATCAGCTGGACCTAGTACAACAGTAATTGTTGCAGGGAAATTAGAGTTATATCAAGACTTATGTGAGACATTTAAAGATGTATTCATTATAGGCGAAATGGAGGCTGTCAATGAGTAATATTATATTGGTATCTGGACCTGTTAAAAGTGGTAAGTCTAGTTTTGCTGAAAAATTAGTTAAAGGATTTAACTCCGAAAAAGTGGCGTATATTGCGACACAAGCAAATGAATTTCTTGATGAGGAGTTTAAGCGACGTATTGTTTATCATCAAGCTCAAAGGTCATCTAATTGGGTTACTATCGAACAATTCAAGTATTTGGACAAATTTATCAGAGTAAGTGCAATTACAGAGAAATATCAATCAATACTTTTAGATTGTGTAACTCTATGGATTAATAATTTATTTTTTGACCATTTGGAAGATTACTACAAGAATAAATATAAAGTGAATCAACTTCCTAATCATTTTACCTTAGATGACTTTGTAGAGACATTTACCAATCAAGACATTGAGTACATGCATCGTTATCTGTATAGGGAAGCACATCAACTTGTCAAAGAGATGAAGAGAACTGACGTAAACTATGTAATTGTGACTAATGAGGTAGGTTGGGCTATCATGCCTCATACTAAGATAGGAAGAATATTTGTAGACTATTATGGGACAATTAACCAATATATTGCTAGTGAAGCAGATGAGGTATATATAGTTGAGTTAGGAATCCCAAGGAGAATTAAACCGTGATAAAATATTTAATAAATTATTTTCAATTTTTCTCACGAATTCCTATTAACTATCGAATAGAAGATCCAATAAACGTTTTTAAAGAGGGTGTTACTTTTTTAGGTGTTTATGGCTTAGTTTATGGTACTATACCAGCTCTAGTTTACTTTATTTTAAGACTAAGAATAGATGTTATTGAAGCATGGCCGTTAATACTATTGCTGGATGTCATTCTAACAGGTGCTTTTCATCATGATGCATTTGCTGACACTATGGATGGATTATTCTCAGGCCGTAGCAAGGAACGAAAGCTTGAGATAATGAAAGATTCACGCATAGGTACTAACGGTGCTGTAGCATTAATATTATATTATATTATTATACTAATAATGGGTGTGAAACAACTAAATGAAGTAAATTCAATAAAAGATGAAATTCTATTTATTCTTTCATTTTTTATGATATCAAGAAGTGCGATGACACTAACTTTCAGGGACGTAGTCTATAAAAGTTCAAGTCAAGAAGGTTTAGGTAATATTCTCATAGGAATTAGTACAACAAAGTTAGTTACAGCGCAGATTATTGCCCTAGTATACATATCTTTAATCTATGGTTATACGGGGGCAATAATATATTGTATTGTTATTATCGTAATAGAATCGTATCGAAGATTTATCTATAAGGAAATCGGCGGTATAAATGGTGATACTTCGGGGGCTGCGGTTCTTATTAGCCAGATGGTTTGGCTCATTGCTAGAGCAATAATAATATAATATTACATGTGATATTATACTAATATATTGTCCATCAATTAAAACTAAATAAGCAAATAGAACACCCATTG
This window of the Fundicoccus culcitae genome carries:
- a CDS encoding ABC transporter ATP-binding protein, yielding MFEVKNLNISYGNKNVLNDISFEVKKNDWFMILGPNGVGKSSLVNAISGSLSYEGTIKFKGIDIKNLPSKIKAQNIGILTQQHNVTYPYSVEEIVSLGRYAYRKSLFSSLSENDNMQIEEALLITGLNKYREDSILSLSGGELQRVFLAQVLAQDPKILILDEPANHLDLAYQEQIFTTISEWLQKDDRCVISIIHDLSVAKYYGNRGILLHNKQLIAKGNIEDVLESENLERAYRINVKSIMNERYGLWI
- the cbiB gene encoding adenosylcobinamide-phosphate synthase CbiB, with the translated sequence MKLVISIGAAYLLDFLFADPYSWPHPVKLMGKYISWFLKRYNTPSKSIFLQYMIGLLLNVSLIFLIIILSLICLIIAYQMNYYVGWAIEIYMIYTCFSAKGLAIEAEKVKDELTQGGVVKGRKQVAMIVGRNTENLTEEEIIKAVIETVAENTSDGFVAPLFYIVLLGPIGGMIYKAINTLDSMVGYKQFPYKYIGFFSAKFDDLVNWIPARLSWIYLVIASFLLRMNWKNGIRIGLRDRKNHNSPNSAFPESVVAGALDIQLGGTHEYHGKEVYKPTIGDDNRSPSIKDIDKVNLLLFCTSILSVVTMSIILLTIRI
- a CDS encoding pyridoxal phosphate-dependent aminotransferase, encoding MKEISEQKHGGNLKKIQRDLKLTNSNLIDFSANINPLGMPELFKHIIIENLAEIEKYPDYTYSDLKLALSNLYNFNEKSIIIGNGAEELIHQMMSILPQNIVIIEPTFSEYRKAAQNHNKNILTYILNENDHFIFSEDSFFNFINCQSFVHKEQGVDGYQGAVFLCNPNNPTGQFINKKKIESLAKFLQERNILLILDESFIEFMNNSEVHSMLGEIKYNNLMIIRSLTKFYAIPGLRLGFCKISDHKLKDDFERLQSTWNINTFAVLCGESINQLNDYRIESINYYQKGKIKLQRSLEKYNELQIYPSYVNFFLIKCSKINLYEALLSHGIIIRSCSNFIGLDNSYSRIAVRTTSEIEKLINCMEVIMKNYG
- a CDS encoding adenosylcobinamide-GDP ribazoletransferase; the encoded protein is MIKYLINYFQFFSRIPINYRIEDPINVFKEGVTFLGVYGLVYGTIPALVYFILRLRIDVIEAWPLILLLDVILTGAFHHDAFADTMDGLFSGRSKERKLEIMKDSRIGTNGAVALILYYIIILIMGVKQLNEVNSIKDEILFILSFFMISRSAMTLTFRDVVYKSSSQEGLGNILIGISTTKLVTAQIIALVYISLIYGYTGAIIYCIVIIVIESYRRFIYKEIGGINGDTSGAAVLISQMVWLIARAIII
- a CDS encoding cobyric acid synthase, whose product is MGKSIMIQGTASDVGKSLIVTGLCRIYSDRGVKVFPFKSQNMALNSYKIANRDEIGRAQSVQAEAARRFPEIRMNPILLKPVMDSKTKVIFKGKHISTVEANDYYKDKKKLKAEIKNIFEEITIENDLIVIEGAGSPAEINLNKDDFVNMGMAEIADCPVLLVADIDRGGVFASIFGTIKLLSEKEQSRVKGIIINKFRGDISLLEDGLRMIEELVDIPVIGVVPYIDLAIDSEDSLALSEMMVEADVSKDIDVAVLMMDFMTNFNEFNSLLVFDDVSVRFVKKKKQLRNPDVLIIPDSEDILGNRTRLQEDGWMEIIDNLVDTGTLTLVFGKSYEILKPEQQLSAVKLIEDQVKVDDYKVNLQTDWHHLKEKNIIHVEFPDIFEYLNWTTNLLNFIQLKNSRAPIEPPNFTYKEFKDQQYDLLANHLRKHLDLNVLDEIISGKKG
- a CDS encoding ABC transporter substrate-binding protein translates to MKKFKTISIKSLLVILVTLLGVNLLTTSIQVHATDTEEITITDMAGREIVLEGPATRIVVLQPSNAEILFSLGAGDVIIGRGEYVDYPTEEVEDIPQFATGENMNLEEIIALNPEVVITTTMNQSEDQMSQLEETGIKVITTDASTIEEVYDSIELLGLIVGYEEEANLLIEDMQNTFEEYSQKADEGNKENLSIYYEISPLEFGLWTGGQNTFMDEIGQMLNLENVFSEVDGWAEISEEQVLEKNPDYIITTTMPFEGSNPVEEILGRNGWDAISAIESGNVFQANSDEFTRPGPRLMDAIITLYEFVYGE
- a CDS encoding GHMP family kinase ATP-binding protein, which codes for MGNKVVKVSFPASCGELVQGKINNERFLCSYAINCYTHVTIKKVEEGSNILLPEKAQKLVNFTKKFIRDSEKKWEKIDIQIDNSIPYEKGMGSSTADLVSLSIALSEYFDLNWNPTFIAKVLTQIEATDSLVFPSLTLMNPDTGESILNFTQDKYYSVACIIPSESINTSTIISSYSERDWNIKAYSDLLNQTTKAFDCHSLDQLIKVAELSALLNEKILTKPFLEGLIKLKSIQGIKGLNVSHTGTVIGIIYDESVINKIMVTNLIQSIDLVSYYQIKHYKMVLPYH
- the cobU gene encoding bifunctional adenosylcobinamide kinase/adenosylcobinamide-phosphate guanylyltransferase, translated to MSNIILVSGPVKSGKSSFAEKLVKGFNSEKVAYIATQANEFLDEEFKRRIVYHQAQRSSNWVTIEQFKYLDKFIRVSAITEKYQSILLDCVTLWINNLFFDHLEDYYKNKYKVNQLPNHFTLDDFVETFTNQDIEYMHRYLYREAHQLVKEMKRTDVNYVIVTNEVGWAIMPHTKIGRIFVDYYGTINQYIASEADEVYIVELGIPRRIKP
- a CDS encoding FecCD family ABC transporter permease: MRKYSLAITIYLAVFILCVSIGSVTIPIEDILHSFKALITGQELNNQYDRIIYYIRIPRVIVAGLVGVALALSGAIMQGLLKNPLADGSTLGISSGASLGAVIAIVTGFNIPRLPYYGTVIMAIIFAFGSLVVILSISYRIDKTLSNNTVILVGVIFSMTASSLISLLIAIFNNDIQRIIFWTMGSLSGSTYENATLLLVAIIIFGVIALTNAEELNAFSLGEDQARNLGVDVKKIRILLFLCSSALIGTAVAVGGNIGFVGLIIPHITRLIFGSNHKIVLPMTCFIGAIFLMITDLISRTLFSPTELPIGVITALIGSVLFLVIFSRRRS